The Neodiprion virginianus isolate iyNeoVirg1 chromosome 5, iyNeoVirg1.1, whole genome shotgun sequence genome contains a region encoding:
- the LOC124306337 gene encoding protein sidekick isoform X1 — protein MEKLDWPNLRRSFHPQNLIKTGGSRRRVSFRKLFAALSFICIAGGACATESLQEPRFITQPSSSGSILSEGRTKILQCQARGYPQPKYRWFKDGLPLNNELSSEPYYRILNTRREDAGTYYCVASNEVGSIFSERIAFSVAYMEVFEDLTERAVLVESGDAAVLNLPEIESHPIPEVIWLTSNGPLAYDIKYATTANQHTLLILSASESDMGYYRARAINTQLGKEENSPFFKLQVTGDPNKEIAPNIIVKPQDTQIVKDHPVTYLHCIANARPLHELETLWFKDGIPIENAGISYSFRDLWNRTLGLLSANLTHTGQYTCHVSLRTGGYPTVTASANITVYEKPTFINELRREILGDYGSTISIPCDAVGVPPPKVSWFRNAASVDHLLGIRYDMEEDGSLVIRKLTMEDSGMFQCLATNEAGESSVYTWLKAKKGSGTGRIGKRVARWAAGYNVVRVRQSDRQFKFFQYPDTSIPVMESPPRNVTVLDGKDASITCKAVAAPVPNVTWIYNDADTVEVAGRVQILENGDLLVAAVMPTDAGKYTCIRANEAGSVNGSAYLTVLVRTQIIQPPVDTSVLLGYTAELQCKVSSDPKVPYDIAWFHNKQVINTRASQRVKMRDDGALELAAVRASDVGEYMCSVVSPGGNDTRKARLSVIELPFAPINVQAVRMEEISPRTINVSWVPGFDGNSPTNKFIIQRREVPELGPIPDPLLNWVTEHSNVSASSRWVLLDSLKAAAAYQFRVSAVNSVGEGPPSDPSNVMVLPQEPPSGPPLGFVGSARSFSEIITQWQPPLEEHRNGHILGYILRYRLYGYNDSPWTNQNITNEAQRNYLITDLITWKDYIVQIAAYNDKGVGIFTDGVKIKTKEGVPEAPPTNLKARARNSTAVEVWWKPPNPQKINGINQGYKLQAWIGGNFTEENEYKSTTVPPSLFDPLAEQSATITGLKKYTLYNITVLCFTDPGDGERSAPVEIRTSEDVPGAIENLQFDEISDREVTVRWNPPHETNGILTGYQLKYMIKDLPESLRVENFTADVQSTKIQHLQATTHYKFEVTAWTSKGAGKSRIATIQSGVEPVLPEPPTKLALSNIDAFSVVLQFTPGFDGNSSITKWTVQAQTSRNMTWYTVYEVSDPDASTITVEGLTPFMQYKLRLIANNVVGMSGPSEPTKEFQTIQAPPSHPPRNVTVRAMSATELRVRWIPLQQIEWYGNPRGYNITYKELRTNKSKSISIEDHTANSYVLENMEEFALYEIVMKAYNDVGSSSPSPKAIERTRESVPSLGPISVEANATSSTTIVVKWGDIPIEHQNGQIEGFKVYYGASNRSPFQYKNIPTNATFTTTLTELRKFVQYHIQVLAYTRLGDGVLSLPPIRVQTFEDAPGAPSNVSFPDVSFSMARIIWDTPEDPNGEILAYKVMFHLNSSQDHQFSKEFPASDRTFRATGLKQEEYYMFSVTAQTRLGWGKTAYALVLTTNNRERPQPPSAPQVSRSQVQSRQITFSWTPGRDGFAPLRYYTVQKAENSGPFQTIPERVDPSVNSYTANNLKPFTQYQFRIQATNDIGPSTWSAESAQVQTLPTAPSRAVIGLKVVPITKSSVEVHWEPIEEIYWSGDHATGGYRVVYQPVSDFPTALEAAPKKNIPGIKNNMMVLSDLMEDKNYEIVVVPFNSEGEGPPCPPVTVYVGEAVPTGEPRELNAKALSSTEVHLSWKPPQLDMQNGDLLGYKIFYLVTDSPQEFEKPQEEEIEVVPASYLTHGLVFLDKYTEYRIQVLAFNPAGDGPRTPAITVRTKEDIPGPPNNLQFIDITMTSMRVTWDPPKMRNGQIVGYIVAYETAEQNDRFSKQVKQKVTETSLLVQPLEEEVTYTFTVRAQTIDFGPPISGNVTTGPQLGSPVAPSELAISKTVTSVDLQWTNGASGKGPLLGYYIETRRKAMEDWQHYDARWQTIVKSTNGPLTEYTISYQNLLPSTSYLFRVISYNRYGISYPAYSKDAVLTPSKLYFEYGYLQHRPFYRQTWFMVALAACSVVIIIMVIAILCVKSKSYKYKQEAQKTLEESMAMDVDDRQESDLELYRSRHAGGGAMNVASTCGTLGKRGTLARKSTHHPPPPTMLGKSPPRPSPASVAYHSDEESLKGYDENPDDSSVTEKPSEISSTDSQGSESENESVQSDPHSFVNHYANVNDSLRQSWKRQKPVRNYSSYTDSEPEGSAVVSLNGGQIIMNNMARSRAPLPGFSSFV, from the exons aATCACTTCAAGAGCCACGCTTCATAACGCAACCGTCCAGCAGCGGCAGTATCCTCAGCGAGGGTCGAACGAAAATATTGCAATGTCAAGCGAGAG GATATCCACAGCCAAAGTATCGCTGGTTCAAAGACGGATTACCGCTGAACAACGAGCTCAGCTCCGAGCCCTACTATCGTATTCTGAATACTCGAAGAGAAGATGCAGGAACATATTATTGCGTGGCAAGCAACGAAGTTGGTTCTATATTCAGCGAACGGATAGCTTTTTCGGTTGCTT ATATGGAAGTCTTTGAAGATCTAACCGAGCGAGCAGTCCTAGTCGAATCGGGGGACGCAGCTGTTTTAAACTTGCCTGAAATTGAGAGTCATCCGATTCCCGAAGTTATCTGGCTAACTTCAAACGGACCGTTGGCTTACGACATCAAGTATGCCACCACGGCTAATCAGCACACCCTTCTCATTCTATCTGCTTCGGAAAGCGACATGGGATACTACAG AGCGAGGGCGATAAACACCCAACTCGGTAAGGAAGAAAACAGTCCCTTCTTCAAACTCCAGGTGACCGGAGATCCGAACAAAGAGATTGCACCCAATATCATTGTAAAGCCTCAAGACACCCAAATAGTTAAGGATCATCCAGTCACTTATCTGCATTGTATAGCAAATGCAAG GCCGTTACACGAGCTGGAAACACTTTGGTTCAAGGATGGTATACCGATCGAAAATGCCGGTATATCTTACAGCTTCAGGGATCTATGGAACCGAACACTTGGTCTGCTTTCTGCAAATTTGACCCACACTGGCCAATACACTTGCCACGTAAGCCTGAGGACCGGAGGCTATCCGACTGTCACTGCAAGCGCTAATATCACCGTTTACG AAAAACCTACTTTTATTAACGAATTGAGAAGAGAAATTCTTGGAGATTATGGTTCGACGATATCTATACCATGCGACGCGGTTGGCGTACCACCCCCAAAGGTTAGCTGGTTCAGAAATGCGGCTTCTGTAGATCATCTGTTGGGGATAAG GTATGATATGGAGGAGGATGGCTCTCTCGTTATCCGTAAATTGACCATGGAGGACTCTGGCATGTTCCAATGCCTTGCGACCAATGAAGCCGGGGAGTCATCTGTTTATACGTGGCTGAAGGCCAAAA AGGGATCAGGGACAGGAAGAATTGGAAAACGAGTCGCTCGCTGGGCAGCCGGCTATAATGTAGTGAGAGTTCGTCAATCTGATCGACAGTTTAAGTTCTTTCAATATCCAGACA CATCGATACCAGTTATGGAATCGCCACCTCGAAACGTAACTGTCTTGGACGGCAAAGATGCTTCGATAACGTGCAAAGCTGTCGCTGCGCCAGTGCCAAACGTCACATGGATTTATAATG ACGCAGATACCGTAGAAGTTGCCGGCAGAGTTCAAATTCTAGAGAACGGAGATCTGCTGGTAGCAGCTGTAATGCCAACTGACGCTGGAAAGTACACGTGTATCAGGGCAAACGAAGCAGGGTCTGTAAATGGATCGGCTTATCTCACGGTATTAG TGAGAACACAAATTATTCAGCCACCGGTCGACACGTCGGTTCTACTCGGTTACACTGCCGAGCTGCAATGTAAAGTTTCCAGCGATCCAAAAGTGCCGTACGATATCGCATGGTTTCATAACAAACA GGTTATAAATACAAGAGCAAGCCAAAGAGTGAAAATGCGAGATGACGGGGCCTTGGAGCTTGCTGCGGTGAGGGCCTCGGACGTGGGAGAGTACATGTGTTCTGTAGTATCGCCTGGGGGAAACGACACAAGGAAAGCCCGTCTTAGCGTTATAGAATTACCTTTTGCGCCTATAAATGTCCAGGCGGTGAGAATGGAGGAGATATCGCCACGAACGATAAACGTTAGCTGGGTGCCTGGATTTGATGGAAACAGTCCGACGAACAAATTCATAATACAAAGACGAGAAGTGCCTGAATTAG GCCCGATACCGGACCCGCTCTTAAACTGGGTTACCGAGCATAGTAACGTATCGGCTAGTAGTCGTTGGGTTCTCTTAGACAGCTTGAAAGCAGCAGCTGCATATCAGTTCCGGGTTAGCGCAGTAAACAGTGTTGGAGAGGGCCCTCCGTCAGATCCTAGCAACGTCATGGTGCTTCCGCAAGAAC CACCGTCCGGCCCGCCTCTTGGATTCGTCGGATCGGCGAGATCGTTTTCGGAAATAATAACTCAATGGCAGCCCCCGCTGGAGGAGCATCGTAACGGTCATATTTTGGGATATATTTTGCGATACCGATTGTACGGCTACAATGACAGTCCTTGGACTAATCAGAACATCACAAATGAGGCGCAGAGAAATTACTTGATAACGGATTTGATAACGTGGAAAGACTATATAGTTCAAATTGCAGCGTACAATGACAAAGGCGTTGGGATATTCACCGATGGTGTGAAGATTAAAACTAAGGAAGGCG TTCCTGAAGCCCCACCAACGAATCTGAAAGCCAGGGCGAGAAATTCTACAGCGGTAGAAGTATGGTGGAAGCCTCCGAATCCCCAGAAGATAAACGGCATAAATCAAGGCTACAAACTACAGGCTTGGATCGGTGGTAATTTTACCGAAGAAAATGAGTATAAGTCTACGACCGTTCCACCGAGCTTATTTGACCCTTTGGCTGAGCAGAGTGCCACGATTACAGggctgaaaaaatacacattgTACAATATTACTGTCTTATGCTTTACTGATCCTGGAGACGGGGAGCGAAGCGCACCCGTTGAAATACGTACAAGTGAAGATG TTCCTGGTGCCattgaaaatcttcaatttgACGAAATCAGCGACCGGGAGGTGACGGTGCGATGGAACCCGCCGCACGAAACTAATGGAATACTTACTGGTTATCAGTTGAAATACATGATAAAGGATTTACCAGAATCATTGCGGGTCGAAAATTTCACGGCAGACGTACAATCgacaaaaattcaacatctACAG GCAACTACACATTATAAATTTGAGGTAACTGCTTGGACGTCAAAAGGTGCAGGTAAATCAAGAATTGCAACGATCCAATCAGGCGTTGAGCCAGTGCTGCCAGAACCTCCAACCAAATTGGCTCTTTCAAACATTGACGCCTTCTCGGTAGTTCTTCAATTCACCCCAGGATTTGACGGCAACTCATCGATCACAAAGTGGACTGTACAG GCACAAACGTCGCGAAATATGACATGGTACACTGTCTATGAGGTATCTGATCCCGACGCAAGTACGATCACCGTTGAAGGATTAACCCCGTTTATGCAGTACAAGTTGAGACTAATCGCCAACAACGTTGTCGGTATGTCTGGCCCGTCCGAACCAACGAAAGAATTCCAGACAATCCAGGCGCCTCCTTCGCATCCCCCTCGAAACGTCACCGTCAGAGCTATGAGTGCGACCGAATTACGCGTCAGATGGATC CCACTGCAGCAAATAGAATGGTATGGAAATCCTAGAGGGTATAACATTACTTACAAAGAGCTGAGGACGAACAAGTCTAAGAGCATATCTATTGAAGACCACACAGCAAATTCCTACGTACTGGAGAATATGGAAGAATTTGCGCTATACGAAATTGTTATGAAAGCTTATAACGATGTTGGTTCGTCTTCTCCTAGTCCTAAGGCTATTGAGAGAACACGTGAATCGG TCCCGTCTCTTGGGCCAATCAGTGTTGAAGCAAATGCAACCTCTTCCACAACTATTGTTGTAAAATGGGGTGACATTCCCATTGAGCATCAAAATGGGCAGATTGAAGGCTTCAAAGTTTACTATGGCGCCAGTAATCGGTCACCATTtcagtataaaaatattccgacCAATGCCACATTCACAACTACTCTGACCGAACTACGAAAGTTTGTTCAATACCACATTCAAGTTCTCGCTTATACCAGGCTTGGTGACGGCGTCTTGAGCCTACCACCGATCAGAGTGCAGACCTTCGAAGATG CACCCGGGGCTCCGTCAAATGTATCTTTCCCGGACGTCAGCTTCTCAATGGCTCGTATAATCTGGGATACTCCTGAAGACCCTAACGGTGAAATTCTGGCATACAAAGTCATGTTTCACCTAAACAGTAGTCAGGATcatcaattttcgaaagaatttcCAGCATCTGATAGAACCTTTAG gGCAACGGGATTAAAACAGGAAGAATATTACATGTTCTCTGTGACTGCCCAGACGAGATTAGGATGGGGAAAAACTGCGTATGCACTTGTATTGACTACTAATAACAGAGAACGACCTCAGCCACCGTCCGCTCCTCAAGTCAGCAGGTCGCAGGTGCAGAGTCGTCAAATCACATTCAGTTGGACTCCTGGGCGTGACGGATTTGCTCCGTTAAG ATATTACACAGTGCAAAAGGCTGAGAACTCTGGACCTTTTCAAACGATACCAGAAAGAGTGGATCCTTCGGTTAATTCGTACACTGCAAACAATCTCAAGCCATTCACACAGTATCAGTTTCGTATTCAAGCAACAAACGACATCGGTCCTTCAACATGGAGTGCCGAATCTGCTCAAGTTCAAACTTTGCCGACAG CCCCGTCACGCGCAGTAATAGGGTTGAAAGTGGTGCCTATAACAAAATCGAGTGTAGAAGTTCACTGGGAACCCATAGAAGAAATTTACTGGAGTGGAGATCACGCTACAGGTGGTTATCGAGTCGTGTATCAACCAGTGTCCGATTTTCCGACCGCTCTTGAAGCTGCgccaaagaaaaatattccagGAATCAAG AACAATATGATGGTTTTAAGTGATCTAatggaagataaaaattacgaaatagtCGTTGTGCCATTCAACTCAGAAGGTGAAGGTCCTCCTTGTCCGCCAGTTACGGTATACGTAGGCGAGGCTGTTCCTACGGGAGAACCTCGGGAGCTCAATGCGAAGGCTCTATCGTCTACCGAAGTACATTTAAGTTGGAAACCGCCTCAGCTCGATATGCAAAACGGTGACCTCCTAGGTTACAAG ATATTTTACCTAGTCACGGATTCGCCGCAGGAATTTGAGAAGCCACAAGAGGAAGAAATCGAAGTCGTACCTGCGTCATATCTTACTCATGGTCTTGTTTTTCTTGACAAATACACTGAATATCGCATACAGGTTTTAGCATTCAATCCAGCTGGAGACGGACCTCGAACACCGGCTATCACAGTCAGGACTAAGGAA gaTATTCCAGGGCCACcaaataatttgcaatttattgACATAACTATGACAAGTATGCGCGTCACCTGGGATCCACCAAAGATGCGTAACGGCCAGATCGTTGGATACATTGTGGCGTACGAGACTGCAGAACAAAACGATC GGTTTAGCAAACAAGTTAAACAAAAAGTAACTGAAACAAGCCTGCTTGTCCAACCACTGGAGGAAGAAGTTACATACACGTTCACAGTCCGAGCTCAAACAATTGATTTTGGACCACCAATTTCTGGCAACGTTACAACCGGACCACAGCTTGGATCACCTGTAGCACCAAGCGAGCTTGCCATTTCGAAAACTGTAACCAGTGTCGACCTGCAGTGGACCAACGGTGCATCTGGAAAAGGGCCTTTACTAGGTTATTACATTGAAACTAGACGCAAAG CTATGGAAGATTGGCAGCATT ATGATGCCCGCTGGCAAACGATAGTGAAGAGCACCAATGGTCCACTTACAGAATATACAATATCCTACCAGAATCTTCTACCATCTACCTCATATTTATTCAGAGTGATATCATACAATCGGTATGGTATCAGCTATCCAGCATATTCAAAGGATGcg gTTTTAACTCCTTCAAAGTTATACTTTGAATATGGATATCTTCAACACCGACCATTTTATCGACAAACCTGGTTTATGGTAGCTCTGGCTGCATGCTCAGTTGTTATAATAATCATGGTAATAGCAATACTGTGCGTTAAGAGTAAGAGCTATAAATACAAAC aagaAGCCCAAAAAACTCTGGAGGAATCGATGGCCATGGACGTAGATGATCGGCAGGAATCTGATTTAGAATTGTACAGATCGCGACATGCTGGTGGAGGAGCGATGAACGTGGCGAGCACATGTGGCACATTGGGCAAGCGAGGCACCTTGGCTCGTAAATCCACGCATCATCCCCCGCCTCCGACAATGCTGGGTAAATCTCCGCCTCGACCTTCTCCAGCATCTGTGGCTTATCACAGTGACGAGGAGAGTTTGAAGGGTTACGATGAAAACCCTGATGACAGTAGCGTAACGGAAAAACCGTCTGAGATCAGTTCTACGGATTCACAG GGATCCGAAAGTGAAAATGAGAGTGTCCAATCGGATCCTCACTCCTTTGTCAATCACTATGCTAATGTCAACGACTCGTTGAGACAGTCATGGAAACGACAAAAACCGGTTAGAAATTACTCCTCCTATACAGATTCTGAGCCAGAAGGAAGCGCGGTGGTCAGTCTGAACGGAGGACAGATCATAATGAATAACATGGCAAGGTCGAGGGCTCCTTTGCCTGGTTTTTCATCGTTTGTATGA